From Balnearium lithotrophicum:
TCCTCTCTAAAGTTTGTCAGGGAATCTCACTCGTTGACTCGGCAGAGGCCGTGGCCAAGGAAGTGGAAAAGCTCCTTCCAGTTAGAAGTAAAAAGAGAGAGGGACAGGTTAAAATACTGGTAAGCGACAAGACTGAAAGGTTTGAGAGAATTTCAAAGATGATAATGGGAAACGGCATTGAGATTGAGGAGGTAAGTATTGAATAGAAAGGATGGGAGAGCTCCCGATGAGCTCAGAAAGGTTAGGATAACCTTGGACTACATAAAACACGCAGAGGGTTCCTGCCTCATAGAGTTTGGTGACACAAAGGTAATCTGCACTGCCTCAATAGAGGAGAAGGTCCCCCCGTTTTTAAGGGGAACAGGTCAGGGCTGGATAACTGCAGAGTACTCAATGCTTCCAAGGGCAACAGCCCAGAGAACGGTCAGGGAAGCTGCAAAGGGAAAATTAACGGGAAGAACTCAGGAGATACAGAGGTTAATAGGCCGTTCTCTAAGGAGTGCTGTAGATTTAACATTCTTAGGAGAAACTACCGTATGGATTGACTGCGATGTCATTCAGGCAGACGGTGGAACGAGAACGGCCTCAATAACGGGAGCTTTTGTTGCACTGTACAGGGCTCTCCAAAAAGTTGAAAAGTTAAATGCCATTAAGTCCTTTGTTGCAGCTGTGAGCGTTGGAATAGTTGA
This genomic window contains:
- the rph gene encoding ribonuclease PH; protein product: MNRKDGRAPDELRKVRITLDYIKHAEGSCLIEFGDTKVICTASIEEKVPPFLRGTGQGWITAEYSMLPRATAQRTVREAAKGKLTGRTQEIQRLIGRSLRSAVDLTFLGETTVWIDCDVIQADGGTRTASITGAFVALYRALQKVEKLNAIKSFVAAVSVGIVDGEFLLDLNYEEDSVAEVDMNIVMNDKNEFVEIQGTAEGKAFNRSELNRLLDLGEKGIKELIEIQRKTLGVEE